In Scophthalmus maximus strain ysfricsl-2021 chromosome 16, ASM2237912v1, whole genome shotgun sequence, the following proteins share a genomic window:
- the sbk1 gene encoding serine/threonine-protein kinase SBK1: protein MQDHGGERQVASSLPHSVKASLSLSPLGTGRVGSGGGSPTSKMDFCGVVPVEDMQALAITSLSATDVAKQYEHIRELGKGTYGKVDLVSHRTQGAKMALKFVTKNKTKLKSFLREYSLTSSLSCSPFIIKVLDVLFETEDSYVFGQEYAPAGDLFDIIPPQVGLPEEMVKRCMQQLGLALDFMHSKNLVHRDVKPENVLLFDRECRRIKLADFGMTRRVGCRVKRVSGTIPYTAPEVCRASRAEGFLVTTSLDVWAFGVLVFCMLTGNFPWEAALPADAFYDEFRRWQKAGCPVGTYPSQWRRFTDDALRMFQRLLAAEPEKRCGVKDVFCFVKYELVSELRRRASCRAKRGERSSSGVCTGSCTSASSSTTSRSSHRHPEPSTPPGTSCLRPAPLKRSVLSDPLSPREETGQHQSPGRDKNKSQMVMATAIEICV, encoded by the exons ATGCAGGAccatggaggagagagacaggtcgCCAGCAG TCTGCCCCACAGCGTCAAGGCGAGCCTGTCTCTTTCTCCATTGGGGACGGGACGGGTGGGCAGCGGCGGGGGCTCCCCTACATCCAAGATGGACTTCTGCGGAGTGGTGCCAGTGGAGGACATGCAGGCCCTGGCCATCACTTCTCTGTCGGCAACAGATGTCGCTAAACAGTACGAGCACATCCGCGAGCTGGGGAAGGGCACGTATGGCAAGGTGGACCTGGTATCACACCGGACACAGG GCGCCAAAATGGCGCTGAAGTTCGTTACCAAGAACAAGACGAAGCTGAAGAGTTTCCTGAGGGAATACAGTCTAACAAGCTCACTTAGCTGCAGCCCTTTCATCATCAAAGTCCTGGATGTGCTTTTTGAGACGGAGGACAGCTATGTGTTTGGACAAGAATATGCCCCCGCTGGGGACCTTTTCGACATCATCCCCCCACAG GTGGGTCTGCCGGAGGAAATGGTCAAGCGCTGCATGCAACAACTGGGCTTGGCTCTTGACTTCATGCACAGCAAAAACCTGGTTCATCGGGATGTCAAACCTGAGAATGTGCTTTTGTTTGACCGCGAGTGCCGCCGCATCAAGCTGGCAGACTTTGGCATGACACGACGCGTGGGCTGCCGTGTGAAACGGGTGAGTGGCACCATTCCCTACACAGCGCCAGAGGTGTGCCGGGCCAGTCGCGCTGAGGGTTTCCTTGTGACCACCAGTCTTGATGTGTGGGCGTTCGGCGTGCTCGTCTTTTGTATGCTGACGGGCAATTTCCCCTGGGAGGCAGCGCTGCCAGCAGATGCCTTTTACGATGAGTTTCGGCGCTGGCAGAAAGCCGGGTGTCCCGTGGGAACGTACCCGTCTCAGTGGCGCCGCTTCACAGATGATGCCTTGCGCATGTTTCAGAGGCTACTCGCTGCTGAGCCGGAAAAGCGCTGTGGAGTCAAGGACGTGTTCTGCTTTGTCAAGTATGAGCTAGTAAGCGAGCTCAGGCGCCGGGCTTCTTGTCGAGCcaagagaggtgagaggtcaagCTCGGGAGTGTGTACTGGCAGTTGTACTTCCGCCTCGTCCTCTACTACATCACGTTCTTCCCACCGACACCCTGAGCCCTCCACCCCTCCTGGAACATCCTGCCTGCGCCCCGCACCACTCAAACGGAGTGTCCTGTCCGACCCGCTGTCTCCCAGAGAGGAGACTGGACAACACCAGTCGCCAGGCCGAGACAAGAATAAAAGCCAGATGGTGATGGCAACTGCCATCGAAATCTGTGTGTGA
- the LOC118287044 gene encoding retinol dehydrogenase 13-like, translated as MSKYILPVSVFGTVFGCAVLLKNHVTGGRCTSKATIPGKTVVVTGANAGIGKETAHELAKRGGRIIMGCRDMEKCEAAAKEIRGKTLNPHVYACHLDLASVKSIRAFAERIKQEEQRVDVLINNAGVMRCPAWKTEDGFEMQFGVNHLGHFLLTNLLLDKLKESAPSRVINLASLAHIVGKIDFEDLNWENKKFDTKQAYCQSKLANVLFTRELAKRLQGTGVTVNAVHPGVVATDLGRHTGLHQSQFSSSVLSPFFSLLVKNPELGAQPSVYLAVSEELEGVTGCYYDVMTEKEPAPQALDEEVARKLWEASSRLVGLEEEGQTGQSSPPAEAARTESAQKHGQSPGPAVSAAGL; from the exons ATGAGCAAATATAttctccccgtgtctgtgtTCGGGACCGTGTTCGGCTGCGCGGTGTTACTAAA GAACCATGTGACTGGAGGCCGGTGCACTAGTAAAGCTACCATTCCTGGGAAGACTGTGGTTGTAACAGGAGCCAATGCGGGCATCGGGAAAGAGACTGCCCACGAACTGGCCaagagag GGGGGCGGATCATTATGGGATGTCGGGACATGGAGAAGTGCGAGGCAGCTGCGAAAGAAATCCGGGGGAAGACCCTGAATCCTCACGTTTATGCCTGTCACCTCGACCTGGCCTCTGTGAAATCCATCCGAGCGTTTGCAGAGAGAATCAAACAAG AGGAGCAGAGAGTGGATGTGCTGATAAACAACGCAGGGGTCATGAGATGTCCAGCGTGGAAAACAGAAGATGGCTTCGAGATGCAGTTTGGAGTTAATCACTTAG gccacTTCTTGTTGACAAATCTTCTGCTGGATAAGTTGAAAGAGTCCGCCCCCAGCAGGGTGATCAACCTGGCCTCGCTCGCCCACATAGTTGGAAAGATTGACTTCGAGGACTTGAACTGGGAGAATAAGAAGTTTGATACCAAGCAGGCGTACTGTCAGAGCAAGCTTGCCAATGTTCTGTTCACCAGAGAGCTTGCCAAGCGATTACAAG GCACAGGAGTCACGGTGAATGCGGTACACCCGGGCGTTGTGGCCACGGATCTTGGGAGGCACACCGGCCTGCATCAATCGCAGTTCTCGAGCTCCGTGCTCA GtccctttttctccctgttGGTGAAGAACCCAGAACTCGGGGCCCAGCCCAGCGTATACCTGGCCGTTTCCGAGGAACTGGAGGGTGTGACGGGATGCTACTATGATGTGATGACCGAAAAGGAACCGGCGCCCCAGGCCCTGGATGAAGAGGTAGCTCGCAAGCTGTGGGAGGCCAGCAGCAGGCTGGTGggtctggaggaggaaggacagacTGGACAGTCGAGCCCTCCAGCAGAAGCTGCACGGACAGAATCGGCACAGAAACATGGACAGAGCCCAGGGCCAGCTGTCAGTGCTGCTGGGTTGTAG